In the genome of Torulaspora globosa chromosome 2, complete sequence, the window ACTACTGAATTTCGTTTTGCCCAAGATTTTCAATTCCGCCAAAACTTTCGAAGACTGGTTCAATACACCATTTGCAAACACTGGCACACAGGAGAAACTTGAACTgacagaagaagagacgTTGCTTATCATTAGGAGACTGCACAAGGTTCTAAGACCCTTCTTACTACGTCgtttgaagaaagaagtgGAAAAAGACTTGCCAGACAAAGTTGAGAAAGTTATCAAATGTAAACTATCTGGATTGCAACACCAATTATATCAGCAAATGCTTAAGCACAATGCATTGTTTGTTGGCGCTGGAACTGAGGGAGCCACAAAGGGAGGTATTAAGGGCCTCAACAATAAAATCATGCAACTTAGAAAGATTTGTAACCACCCTTTTGTCTTTGACGAAGTGGAGGGAGTGATCAATCCAACCAGAGGCAACAGTCCGCTTCTTTATCGTGTCGCTGGTAAATTCGAGCTGTTAGATCGTGTACTGCCTAAGTTTAGAGCGACCGGTCACAGGGTTTTGATGTTTTTCCAGATGACACAAGTGATGGACATCATGGAAGATTTCCTgagaatgaagaatttgaaatATATGAGGCTGGATGGTGCCACTAAAACGGAGGATAGGACGGAtatgttgaagaaattcaatGCTCCCAACTCTGAGTatttctgcttcttgttGTCAACAAGAGCTGGTGGTCTTGGTCTAAATTTACAGTCTGCTGACACAGTCATTATTTTCGACACAGATTGGAACCCTCACCAGGATTTGCAAGCACAGGATAGAGCACACAGAATTGGCCAAAAGAACGAAGTGCGCATCCTCAGGTTGATTACAACCGACACGGTTGAGGAAGTGATCTTAGAGAGGGCTATGCAAAAATTAGACATTGATGGCAAGGTTATTCAAGCAGGTAAATTCGACAATAAGTCCACGGCGGAAGAGCAGGAGGCGTTTTTAAGAAGACTGATCGAAAGTGAGAGTAGCAAAGATGATGAGGACAAAGCCgagctggatgatgatgaactAAATGAAATCTTGGCGCGTAGcgaggatgaaaagaagctgtttgatCAGATGgatcaagaaagaattcaATTAGAGAAAAAAGAAGCGAAAGCTGCTGGTCACAAGACACCATTGCCGAGACTAATCGAGCTCCCCGAATTGCCCGAGGTGTTTACAGAGGATATCTCGACTCACCTGCAACCAGAGCCGGTTGCTGTCGGAAGGATCAGGGAGAGAAAAAAAGTTTACTACGATGATGGCTTGACCGAGGAACAATTTTTGCAGGCTGTGGAAGACGAAAGCAGCACACTAGAAGAAGCCATCCAAAGGAGACGTGACGCTCGCGTAAAGAGGCAGAGAATACCGACTTCTGgagatgaaattgacaCGCTCGAGACCACACCGGAGCCTGACGTGAAAGAACCGCTCGACGGAGAACTGCCAGCTGCGGAGCCCTCCGATGCGACAGCGGAGCCGAAGAGGAGGTCTAGAAATAAACGAAAGAGAAATAGTCCTGCGATCGATGGGGACGGACATATAGAAGACGCCTATATGGAAGATAAGATAGACGCCGAGCCGAATCAacgagagaagaagaaaccCAAGTTAAAGATTAAGCTAACACTTAAGAACGAAGATCAGCCGCCTCCAGATGAAGCGGGAGTTGATGGTCCTGcttcgaagaagacaaGCAAAAGTAAGTCGTCCAAAGCGAAGAAGGCTAAGAAACCACAGAATAATCTTCTCCCCTTGATAGAGGACCTGCTAGGCCAAATGCGTgagcaaattgaagaaagcgacGGCCATCCTCTCACGACCATCTTCGAGAAACTACCGTCTAAACGTGATTATCCTGACTACTTCACATTGATCAAGCAACCGATCGCGCTTGACATTATCATGAGGAACGCCAAGAAGGGCCAATATGCGGCACTCGAAGACGTTAAGAAGGACTTACAAGTGATGTATGACAACGCGAGATTCTACAATGAAGAAGGTTCCTGGGTTTACAACGACGCTGATAAGCTGAACGAGTTCACCGACCAATGGTTCAAGGATAAATAAAAAGCCTTTGTAAAGACTATTAATTATGTAACAGTGCTACGAGACCCAAGCTCCCCGTCGAGagcgatcttcttgcaaCGACAGACGCACTGTCCTCGACGCCGTGCAGTAAAAAAATTTTCACAATGTATATAAGTTCGAAGAAAACTAACTATGcgttctcttcttcccaaCTCTTTTACTTGTATACCAGAAGTTCGGTATAAGCCACTGCCAGCACAATGAAATACGTCCAAACCGAGCAATTTATCGAAGTCCCACAAGGTGTTACGGTCAACATCAGATCCAGAGTTGTCAAGGTCACTGGTCCAAGAGGTACTTTagtcaagaacttgaagcaCATTGATGTTACCTTCACCAAGGTAAATGAAAGACAAATCAAGGTCACCGTTCACAACGGTGATAGAAAACACGTCGCTGCTTTGAGAACCGTCAAGTCCTTGGTCGACAACTTGATCACTGGTGTCACCAAGGGTTACAAGTACAAGATGAGATACGTCTACGCGCATTTCCCAATCAATGTCAACGTCATCGACAAGGACGGCAAGAAATTCATCGAAatcagaaacttcttgggTGACAAGAAGGTCAGACTGGTGCCTGTCAGAGAGGGTGTTAGCGTCGAATTCTCTACCAATCAGAAGGACGAAATGGTCTTGTCCGGTAACTCTGTTGAAGACGTCTCCCAAAACGCTGCTgatgttcaacaaatttGCCGTGTCAGAAACAAGGATATCCGTAAGTTCTTGGATGGTATCTACGTTTCTGAAAAGGGCGTCATCGAGCAAGAAGCATGAATCAAGAAATCACCGCAATTCACTAAGTAATCGTTTATGTAGACCACCCGACTCGCGGCACACCCACATCTGGAGTGTGTTGCATTGTGTCCGAGCCGCAGGTTCAGTCTTCGACGGAAGGCTGCTTCTGGCGGCGTCCTCCGGCCAACGTTACTAGTGCTCGCAAAATACAGAGCCACTCATCTACGTTTGCCACCCTCTTCTAATCATCACTACGAATTACTCTGCTGAAAGCCTTTCTTGCCATACAAAAGCCTACTGAACAAGATAAACATATGCTGATCCAGAAGGATCAGCAATGGTTACCTCAGGTGTCACAGACTCTGTGTTGCCCTCTGTTCTGCTCACCGATTGCGTTCCCGGTGCCGATGTCCTGAAGTCTTTTCCGTGTTCGCATCCGAACGCTGCAATCCCGATGCCCCGGCCGTCTGGCGACGGCTAGGAGAGGCAAGCTACAGATCCCTTGAATCTCCGTATCGACGATCGTGAGAAGCAGAGCAATGCATTTACGGGTAATTCTCCAACTGAAtatcaattcttcttgattattGGTCTTTGTGCCGAATTCCGAAATACTATACATAGTTTATTTCTCTGTATAAATATATTTGCAGTCAATATTTTCAAGACTTAGAATTGTACGCTCCGTCCTCAGTTTTCTCGCTGACCAATAGACAACAAAAGCATCTGCGTCGACTGTCGTCTTTATCTGAGACATTCAAGAAAGGAGCAAAGAGCATCTTTAAAGGACTTGAAGTTGTGTGAAGGAGtgtgagaagaagttgttgAAATCCTGCTGGTCGAAACGGTCTATAGTTCGATTTTTCTAGAAGTTCGAGTGATTTACGTGCCTCTACCCATCTATTTTGAAAGCACATTTTAGGGCAATAAGTATAAGATGTTGAGATCCATCCCGTCATCGTGTAATGGCAGTAgcaggttcttgaagaactgcttgGTTAGAAGGATATCGATACCCAGGAGTACTGCCAGAGTTGTGGTATCGACGGGGTTTAGCAAGAAGAGATGTTTTGCTACTAGCACTGACAACTTTTTATCTACTTCCAATGCTAATTATATTGATGAGATGTATGAGGCTTGGAAAGCCGATCCTTCCTCGGTTCATGCGTCTTGGAACGCttatttcaagaatatggGGAATAAGAATATACCGGCTTCTAATGCTTTCCAGGCGCCACCAAATCTAGTAGGCGGTCCCACCGGGGCAGAAAATTTGCCGCTGGACAGTCCGGGGACCTCTGTTGACGAGAATGTTATGGTTCATCTGAAAGTACAACTGCTGTGTAGGGCCTATCAAGTCAGAGGTCATTTGAAGGCACATATTGATCCGCTGCAGATTTCGTTTGGCGACGATAAATCCAAGCCAATTCCAAAGGAGTTAACACTCGAGTACTACGGATTCACTGAACGTGACTTGGATAAAGAGATCAATTTGGGACCAGGTATCCTGCCCAGGTTTGCAAGGGATGGTAGGACAAAGATGACTCTGAGGGAGATCATCAATGCCATGGAGAAATTATACTGTCGATCGTACGGTATTCAGTACACGCATATTCCTTCCAAGGAAAAATGTGAATGGTTGAGAGAGAGAATCGAGATTCCAACGCCGTACCAGTACACCATCGATCAGAAGAGACAGATCTTGGACAGACTGACATGGGCAACTTCTTTTGAATCGTTTCTGTCCACAAAGTTCCCTAATGATAAAAGATTTGGTTTGGAAGGTTTGGAAGCGGTAGTGCCCGGTATCAAGACGTTGGTCGATCGCTCGGTGGAGCTGGGTGTTGAGGATGTTGTGTTGGGTATGGCTCATCGTGGTAGATTGAACGTTTTATCGAACGTTGTTCGTAAGCCTAATGAGTCCATTTTTTCTGAATTCAAAGGTTCTTGTGctcaagatgaagcagagGGCTCTGGTGATGTTAAGTATCATCTCGGTATGAACTATAAGAGACCGACGACCTCTGGTAGATACGTTAACCTGTCGCTGGTTGCTAACCCATCTCATTTGGAAGCCCAGGTTCCTGTTGTCTTGGGTAGAACCAGATCTATTCTGCAATCAAAGAACGACTTGGAACAAAAGACAAAGGCACTAGCTGTCTTACTACACGGCGATGCTGCTTTTGCTGGTCAAGGTGTTGTTTATGAGACGATGGGGTTCGTTAACTTACCAGAATACTCTACTGGCGGTACTATTCATGTTATTACCAACAACCAAATAGGTTTCACAACCGATCCAAGATTTGCTAGATCGACGCCATACCCATCCGACTTGGCAAAGGCCATTGATGCCCCAATCTTCCACGTCAACGCCAACGACGTTGAGGCCGTGACTTTTATCTTTAATCTGGCTGCAGAATGGAGGCAAACTTTCCATACAGATGCCATCATTGATGTTGTTGGCTGGAGAAAGCATGGTCACAATGAAACCGATCAGCCCTCTTTCACTCAGCCTTTGATGTACCAGAAGATAGCCAAGCAAAAATCTGTCATTGACGTTTACACCGAGAAACTTGTTGTTGAGGGCTCTTTCACTAAGGCTGACATTGAGGAACATAAGAAGTGGATCTGGAATTTATTCGAGGAAGCGTtcgagaagagaaaggatTACAAACCTACTTCCAGGGAATGGCTGACCGCTGCCTGGGAAGATTTTAAGTCTCCAAAGGAATTGGCGACCGAAATCTTACCACACGAACCTACTAATGTCAAGGCTgaaatcttgaaggacATCGGTAAGGCCATCTCCTCATGGCCAGAGAACTTCGAAGTTCATAGAAACTTGAAGAGAATTTTGACCAACAGGGGTAAGTCTGTTGAAACAGGTACAGGCATTGACTGGTCTACTGGTGAGGCTTTGGCCTTTGGTACTTTAGCGCTGGAAGGCTACAACGTTAGGGTCTCCGGAGAAGACGTTGAAAGAGGTACCTTTTCGCAACGTCATGCTGTTTTGCATGATCAAAGCTCTGAAAAGATTTATACACctctgaagaacttgagtGACAAGCAAGGTGATTTTACAATATCGAACTCTTCATTGTCGGAGTATGGTGTTATGGGTTTCGAGTACGGCTTTTCCTTGACCGACCCAGACTATTTCGTCATGTGGGAAGCTCAGTTCGGTGATTTCGCGAACACTGCTCAGGTCATTATCGATCAGTTTATTGCCGGTGGTGAGCAGAAGTGGAAGCAGCGTTCTGGTTTGGTTCTTTCCTTACCTCACGGTTACGATGGACAGGGCCCAGAGCACTCATCCGGTAGATTGGAAAGATTCCTACAGCTCGCTAatgaagatcaaagattcttcCCTTCTGAGGAGAAATTGCAAAGACAACATCAAGATTGTAACTTCCAGGTCGCATACCCAACCACCCCAGCCAACCTGTTCCACATTTTGAGAAGACAACAGCACCGTCAATTCCGTAAGCCTTTGGCCCTATTTTTCTCGAAGCAATTGTTGCGTCATCCACTGGCCAGGTCTGATCTGTCAGAGTTCACTGAAGGCTCCTTCCAATGGATCATCGAAGACCAGGAACATGGCAAGGCGATCGgatccaaagaagagacGAAGCGACTAGTCCTATTAACCGGCCAGGTCTATGCTGCTCTGCATAAGAAGCGTGCCGACTTGGACGATAAGACTACAGCTTTCTTAAAGATAGAACAACCACATCCATTCCCATTTGCCCAATTACGCGACACCATCAACTCTTATCCAAACTTGGAAGACATTGTATGGTGTCAAGAAGAGCCTTTGAACATGGGTTCCTGGTCATACGTCGCTCCAAGATTGACCACTGTCTTGAAAGAGACTGAGAAATACAAAAACCACGTTGTTAGATACTGTGGCAGAAATCCAAGTGGTGCCGTTGCAGCTGGTAGTAAGGCCTTGCATGTTGCcgaagaggaagctttCCTAAAGGACGTTTTCACCTCTTCGTGATTCAGATCTTTTGACATTGTTACTGCTATATTTATTTACCATTATTCCTTTGTCTGTATGAGGAGATGAACAAGTTTTAGCTCTGTTATGTATATATTATTAACGATCCACATATTCTGATTATATCGTTACTTCTGCACCTAGCGTTTTCACTGGCATCCTTGCTCGCTGCGGCGACAAATCCAAGGGGAACAAGGACAAGGCTCATCTTTGAGAcaagttgagaagaatatAGAGCTGGCAGTCGAGTCTTTGGCAGATCGAGAAGTAGTAAAGCACAACATGACAGAAGAGACAACAAGAAAGGTTGCCGTGGTTACAGGAGCCTCATCAGGCATTGGCTACGCCATAACAAGCGAGCTCGCCAGGAACGGTTATAAAGTGTACGCCTGTGCCAGAAGAACCGGTCCTATGGAGACCCTCGCCAAGGAATTCGAATCAGGGGTCATCGTTCCGTACTGCTTGGATGTGACCAAAGAAGCCGAGATTCTCGAGCTGAAGCGCACTTTGGCCTCAGAGTTGCCCTACCGCAAGCTAGACCTTTTGTACAACAATGCAGGTCAGAGTTGTACGTTCCCGGCGCTCGACGTGACCAACGACATGATCGAGCAATGTTTCAAAGTGAACGTCTTCGGTCACGCCAACATGTGCCGTGAGCTGGCCCAGTTCGTGATCAACGCCAAGGGCACCATAGTGTTCACCGGCTCCATCGCGGGCATCGGCGTGTTCCCCTTCTCCAGCATCTATGCGGCTTCCAAAGCCGCCATTCACCAATACGCTCGCGATCTGCACCTGGAGCTCAAACCGCTCGGCGTCAGAGTGATCAACGCCGTCACCGGCGGCGTCAGCACCGACATCGCCGACAAGAGGCCCTTGCCTGCCACCTCCATCTACAACTTCAAAGAGGGAATCGAAGTCTTCCAAAACAGGCAACTCATGGCCAAAAAGAACTCCCCCATGTCCGCTGAAACTTACGCAGCAAAAATGGTCCAAGACATCCTCAGCGACAGAGATCCCGTCGACGTCTACAGAGGCTCCTTCGCCTCGACAATGTCGTGGGTCATCCTGCTCGTTCCATACTGGATTCTAGAATTCTTCGTGtccaagaaattcaagCTAGACAAGGTGTATAACATATTGAAACAGAGGAAAGAATGAGTAAGCCAACCGCGTCGTTTCACTCTTTCTTTTCCCCCGTCCGTCGCACGTCGCTGCCTCGCTTATACAATTGAACTCTCGACCTCTTTTTTGTCCCGACGTCTGTTTGTTGTCGATCGCCCAGCATTGCAGGCAAAACGTCTCAGACGCTGGCTAAACTGGAGCgaggaaaaaaaaaacagCGCGCGCAGCAGAACTTAAATCTCTAACTGTCACTTTGATCCCGCTACTTAAACAACCAACTTCAATCGAGAACACAGAAATCTACTACCTGATTCCACTGTAAAACAGAGCAAGAGCTTTCCGACCACTCCTTTAATCTTTCCAACTATTTACATTccttttcgaagagattCATCAAGACTGTCCTATCCAACTATTATACTTTCCTTTTATTCAGTCGTTCGAGAGTCTTTTTAAGTGTTACCATTACTACGAGAGATCCATTACTAGGTATGTACGCAACGCTTATCGAACCGACCATTGCCACCGCACCGACCAGGGCTAGCCTGAACTCGATCCATAAACAAAGAGGCGGACTTAGCAGCGACCAACCTGAAACGTTTGAAGACCATGCTGGTTCACATACCCGGCCAAGGTTGATTTTCAAACTTGGCGCGACGGAAAAACTTTTTTCCGATTCAAGATCCggaatctttgattttCGCGACGGGCGGTTTCGCGTCGTGAGTTTTTCCGATCTGGAGCGCTGAGCTTGAAGTGCCAAGCGATTGGATAGATCTGCCGTTGATCTGCCAGATGTTGGGTGGTCGATTGTGGCGATAGATGGTCAGAGCTCCATGCTTTGATCTCGACACTTTGGAGAAATAGTTTTACTAACGTTTTTTCTTGCAGAAATTAAGAATCCAAGATGAGAatttcatctgctgctTTAGCTGCCACTTTGATTGGCTCTGTTTCTGCGTTGCCTCATCTGCAGGTGAAGCGTGACGAGGACTGTGTCACTACCGTGGCCGACGCTCATCAGCACAAGAGAGCTGTCGCTGTCGAATACGTGTACCAGACGATCACTGTCGACGGACATGGTCAAACCGTGGGGAGAATCAGCGATGTGACGACTCCAACTTCTACGTTGTCTCCAGCCGCTCCTTCTTCCGTCGCTGTCACGACGTCCAGCCAGGCTGCCGCAGCCACCACTTTGTCCTCCGAGGCACAGACGACCACCTTGAGCCAGACACCTTCGAGTTCTTCGCCTGCAGTGGCTACTTCATCTGCTGAGACTAGTTCGTCTGCTGTGGCTGCTTCGTCTGCAGTGGCTACTTCTTCTGCTGGCCCGTCTGCCGGCCCTTCGTCTTCTACCTCTTCGACTGGCGGCATCTCGGGTGATTTGGGCGCCTTTTCGGGCCCAAGCGAGAAGTTCCAGGACGGAACCATTCCTTGTAGCCAATTCCCAGCCGGTCAAGGTGTCATTTCTCTCGACTGGGTCGGCCTCGGCGGTTGGTCTGGTGTCGAGAACGCTGACACTTCTACCGGTGGCAACTGTAAGGATGGCTCCTACTGTTCGTACGCTTGCCAGGCAGGTATGTCCAAGACTCAATGGCCATCAAGCCAGCCTGCTGATGGCAGATCTATTGGTGGTCTGTACTGTAAGGGTGGGTTCTTGTACCGCTCCAACACCAACAGTGACTACCTATGTGAGTGGGGTGTGCCATCCGCCTCCGTTGTCTCGAAGTTGAACCAAGACGTTGCCATCTGTAGGACCGATTACCCCGGCACCGAGAACATGGTTATCCCAACCCTCGTCGGCGCCGGTCAGTCGCAGCCTTTGACTGTAGTCGACCAAGATTCGTACTACACCTGGAGAGGAATGAAGACTTCTGCCCAATACTACGTCAACAACGCGGGTGTCTCTGTCGAGGACGGCTGTGTTTGGGGCGACGCTGGCTCCGGTATCGGTAACTGGGCTCCCTTGAACTTTGGCGCTGGTCAAACCGGTGGTATCACTTACCTATCTTTGATTCCAAATCCAAACAACAAGGCCCCATTGAACTTCAACGTCAAGATCGTCGCTGCCGACTCTTCCTCAGTGGTTCAAGGTGAATGTTACTACGAGAACGGCAAATACAACGGCAACGGTGCTGATGGTTGTACCGTCGCTGTGACTTCTGGTTCCGCTCATTTTGTTCTCTACTAAGAGCACTGACCATTTCGGCTTTTAtggctttttttttctcctAGGTTCGAATCTGTCTCTCTACTTTTCTTCGGCAAGTGACTTGAGAACTCTTTATTTCAAACGAGCCAATTCCGCGTTTGAATCCCATTTATCGCTTGCATCTGCGACCTTTTCTTCTGTTCAACTTTATGTATCACTTTTGTGTGTATCTTCAAGGCAGATTTGTATCATTACCAACAGATGCGCGATAGTGTCCGTTCAGCTTCCCTGCCGTCATTATTGTATTGTGGCCCAGGCTGTACGCAGGCCCCGTTTGAGAATGGCAAAGTTTGAATACCAACAATAGCTTCAAAAGCGGAAATTTACCACTTTTACCGTATTAGTCTCGCCCAAGGCAAGAAAATATGCAAGCTTAACTCAACAAACCGTTTGGCCACAGACAAGAAGCTCTGGCCACACGGATTTGTGGTGCTTAATGCGTTCTTTTCACTTAGACAAGCCCATTCAAGACACGTAGATCTGCGCCTGCCCGCGGCAAGTTGCCTGAATACAGTAGTAGGCTCGAGTGAGCTGAAGTAAAAAAAGGATACGGTGTCATTTTTGAAACGAATCGATTCCTCATCAGGCTCCCAGGATTGCCGTTTTTGACCACATTCGACTAACGCCCTCAATTCAAGGAATGGAAACGCCATTGAAGGGTTGATCGAGAACTTATAGGGCAAGAATTGCCATTACGGATTGCCTGGAAGCTTGAGAAAAGGAACTTCGAGTCAGGATGCATTCTGGGGCGTCCAGCGTATCCTCTACATTTTACTTGGCAAGTCAGACGATTTTTCATCGTTTTCAGGTGGGTTGCCTTGCAGGGCTTTAGTCTCTCGATAGAGAGACAGACGTAGAGAAAACCACGAGAGGTTCGTTTGAAGTCTAGCTAGCTACAATCGGGCCAATTAGCCATATCTTGATTGTCAGGGTTACGCCCTATTCTATTGTTCGTGTTACTAGTGTGCAATTATAGAGGAAGCCAAGAGCTGGAAATCTTAGAGAAGGGAAGTTTGCAACGACGAGGTGCAGCATCTTTTAATGCAGGAAACCACTGCGGAAcagcagaagcagaagaagagcagcgTTCGAAGCCGAGAGCCGTCCGATGAGCTTGAGAAGAGAGGTGTAGAAGCGAGCTCCAACATACCGAATAGCGACAGCGCAGCGGGCCGCTATTCTGACTTGAAAAGGCAGTTCATGAATGAGCTGGGTTTGGGCCAGTACTACGAAATTCAGGTGCGCGATAATGCCACATTCAACCGACTGCTGGAGAGTCGAATAGAACAACAACGTaaagaagtggaagaacAGCGAGATAGAAATCTGACCACTCTGAGCGTGGTACTTGACAAATGTATCAAGAGTGATAAGATTACAGGGGATCTGATTGAAAGGATACTAGATCTTGTCGGGATACCTCGTCACGGCGACAAGCCTGTAGAGCCATGCTCCAAGAGGAGACGGTTAACCTCTCCGATGACGAGTCCGAAAGGTCGTAGCCGAATTCTCTCGGACGCAACAGCACTGGCCTCCAAAGATGCACAAGGTTTTGTAGCGCCAGTCCAAAACGTGCAAGGCACATATCCTATGCTGTACCACGGTGGAGCGGGACCTGCACCGTGGCTGCCGCAACAGTTCAACAAACCGTTGCCGCCTCAAAACCAATACCAGAGCTCTTTCCCAGCGGGACTGGGAATGTCTGTCACAAGATCCAGAGAACCCAGCATGGCTCAGAATAATGAAAACCAGCCCGGTGTTCGGCCGGGATCGTATTCTCCCGTCCATATTGCGCCAGTCTCCAATCCGGGTTCTTCTGCATTGCCCTCCACTGGGCCGACTGGCCGAGCTTCGCTAATGACGATGCATCCAGAGTCACCTCAGAAAGCACCGGCGAATTTTCTGCTGCCTTCACATCAAGCTCAATCTCAGTATAGGATGAAAACAGAGCCGGTGTCTCAGCGCAAGACCGCGGGACACCGACGGTCACAAAGTGCGACCGTTCTGCCTAATGCATCTGGATCGGGCTCTGTGAGGTCGCCCGTCAGAGAGCTTCAGGCATCGCCGCAACGGCCAGTGAATTTCCTGATACATACCCCTAAGCATCCTCCTCCGACATGACAACCAGTCACATTCTGTTTACTGCGGCCGCGGAAGAGATTAACTACAGATATCAGGTACCTTGAATAGAGCATACATTATCCACCAGTTCCAACTATATAGACTAGCTAAACCACGCAACCTATATGGCAAAATCAGGTCCCCCCGCACCT includes:
- the POG1 gene encoding Pog1p (ancestral locus Anc_2.240), with protein sequence MQETTAEQQKQKKSSVRSREPSDELEKRGVEASSNIPNSDSAAGRYSDLKRQFMNELGLGQYYEIQVRDNATFNRLLESRIEQQRKEVEEQRDRNLTTLSVVLDKCIKSDKITGDLIERILDLVGIPRHGDKPVEPCSKRRRLTSPMTSPKGRSRILSDATALASKDAQGFVAPVQNVQGTYPMLYHGGAGPAPWLPQQFNKPLPPQNQYQSSFPAGLGMSVTRSREPSMAQNNENQPGVRPGSYSPVHIAPVSNPGSSALPSTGPTGRASLMTMHPESPQKAPANFLLPSHQAQSQYRMKTEPVSQRKTAGHRRSQSATVLPNASGSGSVRSPVRELQASPQRPVNFLIHTPKHPPPT
- the SIM1 gene encoding putative glucosidase SIM1 (ancestral locus Anc_2.239), translated to MRISSAALAATLIGSVSALPHLQVKRDEDCVTTVADAHQHKRAVAVEYVYQTITVDGHGQTVGRISDVTTPTSTLSPAAPSSVAVTTSSQAAAATTLSSEAQTTTLSQTPSSSSPAVATSSAETSSSAVAASSAVATSSAGPSAGPSSSTSSTGGISGDLGAFSGPSEKFQDGTIPCSQFPAGQGVISLDWVGLGGWSGVENADTSTGGNCKDGSYCSYACQAGMSKTQWPSSQPADGRSIGGLYCKGGFLYRSNTNSDYLCEWGVPSASVVSKLNQDVAICRTDYPGTENMVIPTLVGAGQSQPLTVVDQDSYYTWRGMKTSAQYYVNNAGVSVEDGCVWGDAGSGIGNWAPLNFGAGQTGGITYLSLIPNPNNKAPLNFNVKIVAADSSSVVQGECYYENGKYNGNGADGCTVAVTSGSAHFVLY